A genomic stretch from Aminobacter aminovorans includes:
- a CDS encoding amidohydrolase family protein produces the protein MIERIDGHCHYWALQRGDYGWLTPDATHLAPIYHDFGAAEMRPLAEVAGINRRMLVQAAATEDETQFLLDQGRNDKAVAGVVGWVDLSSADCVATLERFAADPLFKGVRPMLQDLEDVDWIATRPHTEAVAALKRLGLRFDALVMPQHLQPLRRFVETNPDLPIVIDHAAKPAFAAPADDPRHGLWRFSMAELSGHPQVYCKLSGLLTELPAERRATSKAAAEALRPTICSLLDWFGPDRLIWGSDWPVLTLASPFAFWDEVTARLLDGLGQRERAAILGGTATRFYGIEGGRA, from the coding sequence ATGATCGAAAGGATCGACGGCCACTGCCACTACTGGGCGCTCCAGCGCGGCGACTACGGTTGGCTGACGCCTGACGCCACCCATCTCGCCCCGATCTACCATGACTTCGGCGCAGCCGAGATGCGCCCGCTGGCGGAAGTCGCCGGTATCAACAGGCGCATGCTCGTCCAGGCAGCAGCCACGGAGGACGAGACGCAATTCCTGCTCGACCAGGGACGTAACGACAAGGCTGTTGCCGGTGTCGTCGGTTGGGTCGACCTGTCGTCGGCCGACTGCGTGGCCACACTCGAACGCTTCGCTGCCGATCCCCTGTTCAAGGGCGTGCGGCCGATGCTGCAGGATCTGGAAGACGTCGACTGGATCGCCACCCGCCCGCACACGGAAGCCGTCGCAGCACTCAAGCGGCTCGGCCTGCGTTTCGACGCGCTCGTGATGCCGCAGCATCTTCAGCCGCTCCGCCGTTTCGTGGAAACGAATCCGGATCTGCCCATCGTCATCGATCACGCCGCCAAGCCCGCCTTCGCCGCCCCTGCCGACGATCCGCGCCATGGCTTGTGGCGGTTCAGCATGGCCGAGCTGTCGGGCCACCCGCAGGTCTATTGCAAACTCTCGGGCCTGCTCACCGAATTGCCGGCGGAGCGCCGCGCAACGTCCAAGGCTGCGGCTGAAGCGCTGCGCCCCACAATCTGCAGCCTGCTCGACTGGTTCGGGCCGGATCGCCTGATCTGGGGTTCGGACTGGCCGGTGCTGACGCTGGCCAGCCCCTTCGCCTTCTGGGACGAAGTCACGGCCCGCTTGCTCGACGGCCTTGGCCAGCGCGAGCGCGCGGCCATCCTGGGCGGCACCGCGACCCGCTTCTACGGCATCGAGGGAGGCCGCGCATGA
- a CDS encoding SDR family oxidoreductase gives MRLSGKRIFISAAAQGIGRASALACAGEGAHIIATDINGDALNALSAEHKNIEAHRLDVRDAKAVASFAASQAPLDGLFNCAGFVHNGTIMDCSDDDWDFSFDLNVKSMYRTTKAFLPGMLERAEKTGAVSILNMASMASSIKGFPNRLLYGATKAAVIGFTKGMAADYVRRGVRCNALCPGTVDTPSLRGRIAAAADPVQAEKDFIARQPIGRLATVDDIAPLVVYLLSDESRFVTGQAVLVDGGVTI, from the coding sequence ATGCGACTAAGCGGGAAACGCATTTTCATTTCCGCCGCGGCCCAGGGTATCGGCCGCGCCAGCGCGCTGGCCTGTGCCGGTGAGGGCGCTCATATCATCGCCACCGATATCAATGGCGACGCGCTGAACGCACTTTCTGCCGAACACAAGAACATCGAGGCACATCGCCTCGACGTGCGCGACGCCAAGGCTGTAGCAAGCTTCGCCGCCAGCCAGGCGCCGCTCGACGGTCTCTTCAACTGCGCCGGCTTCGTCCACAACGGCACGATCATGGACTGCAGCGACGACGACTGGGACTTCAGCTTCGACCTGAACGTCAAGAGCATGTACCGCACGACCAAGGCGTTCCTGCCAGGCATGCTCGAACGCGCCGAAAAGACCGGCGCCGTGTCGATCCTCAACATGGCTTCCATGGCTTCGTCGATCAAAGGCTTCCCCAACCGGCTGCTCTACGGCGCCACCAAGGCGGCCGTCATCGGCTTCACCAAGGGCATGGCCGCCGACTATGTGCGCCGCGGCGTGCGCTGCAACGCGCTCTGCCCGGGCACTGTCGACACGCCGTCGCTGCGCGGCCGCATCGCTGCTGCCGCCGACCCGGTGCAGGCGGAGAAGGACTTCATCGCCCGCCAGCCCATCGGCCGACTTGCGACCGTCGACGACATCGCGCCGCTCGTCGTCTACCTGTTGTCCGACGAGTCGCGCTTCGTCACCGGCCAGGCAGTCCTGGTCGATGGCGGCGTCACCATCTAG
- a CDS encoding IclR family transcriptional regulator: MPKGSAKTANSVDKDERYRAPALDKGLDILELLSEQPGGLTRAEIGEAMGRGPSEVYRMLERLVARDFVSRSPEGDRYALTMKLFILAHRHPPIRRLVARAQPLMDAFSVAAGQSCHLVAPDRDAAIVVAHASPPGNWEFGIRIGAHIDLLTTSSGHILLAFQDPHSQSEAAARWEGTRQASAREKLESILTGYRDLGHRVGPSQQMRAIDDISVPILSPDGYAIAVLTCPYILRIDDRQADIDQTLALLKDVAAKLSLS; encoded by the coding sequence ATGCCAAAAGGGTCGGCAAAGACGGCCAACAGCGTCGACAAGGACGAGCGCTACCGCGCACCGGCACTGGACAAGGGCCTGGACATTCTCGAGCTGCTTTCGGAGCAACCGGGTGGCCTGACCCGGGCCGAGATCGGTGAGGCGATGGGACGTGGGCCAAGCGAGGTCTACCGCATGCTCGAACGTCTGGTGGCGCGCGACTTTGTCAGCCGCTCACCAGAGGGCGACCGCTACGCGCTGACCATGAAGCTTTTCATCCTCGCCCATCGGCATCCGCCGATAAGGCGGTTGGTGGCGCGGGCTCAGCCTTTGATGGATGCATTTTCAGTGGCTGCCGGCCAGTCATGTCATCTGGTAGCGCCCGACCGCGACGCGGCGATCGTGGTGGCGCATGCCAGCCCGCCCGGCAACTGGGAATTCGGCATCCGCATCGGCGCCCATATCGATCTCCTGACCACCAGCTCGGGTCACATCCTGCTCGCCTTCCAGGACCCGCATTCGCAATCCGAGGCAGCTGCGCGCTGGGAAGGCACCAGGCAGGCAAGTGCACGTGAAAAGCTGGAGTCTATCCTGACCGGCTATCGTGATCTCGGCCACCGCGTCGGCCCGAGCCAGCAAATGCGCGCCATCGACGATATCTCGGTGCCGATCCTCTCGCCTGACGGCTACGCGATCGCCGTGCTGACCTGCCCCTACATCCTGCGGATCGACGACAGGCAGGCCGACATCGACCAGACGCTGGCATTGCTCAAGGACGTCGCGGCCAAGCTGTCGCTGTCGTAG
- a CDS encoding RbsD/FucU family protein — MLLGIDPLLGPDVLYVLRAMGHGDDLIIADANFPADAMARQTVFGRPLRIDGDIVSVMKAVLSVMPVDTFVDDAFGRMEVVGKPDEVPEVQREVGKLIEGTATKMVGIERFAFYERAKKAYAVIQTQERRFYADFAVRKGVVPPGA, encoded by the coding sequence ATGCTCCTTGGCATCGATCCGCTGCTCGGCCCCGACGTGCTCTACGTGCTCCGCGCCATGGGCCATGGCGACGACCTGATCATCGCCGATGCTAATTTCCCGGCCGATGCTATGGCGAGGCAGACCGTCTTCGGCCGGCCGCTGCGCATCGACGGCGACATCGTCAGCGTCATGAAGGCGGTGCTGTCGGTGATGCCTGTCGACACCTTCGTCGACGACGCCTTCGGCCGCATGGAAGTGGTCGGCAAACCGGACGAGGTCCCCGAGGTGCAGCGTGAGGTCGGCAAGCTGATCGAGGGCACGGCCACCAAGATGGTCGGCATCGAGCGCTTCGCCTTCTACGAGCGCGCCAAGAAGGCCTATGCCGTCATCCAGACCCAGGAGCGCCGCTTCTATGCCGACTTCGCCGTGCGCAAGGGCGTGGTACCGCCTGGGGCTTGA
- a CDS encoding ABC transporter ATP-binding protein — translation MTPALSIDKLRVVYDDFVALKDVSLTVAQGESFGLVGESGSGKSTLLRAVAGLAPVTSGTIDVDGKRLGKARDKAFYRQVQMVFQDPYGSLHPRQTVDRLLLEPLDIHGFGDTEKRIQRALDEVGLGSGFRFRYSHQLSGGQRQRVAIARALILEPSVLLLDEPTSALDASVQAEVLNLLEQVRRDRKLTFVMVSHDLGVITHMCERLMVMQGGQEVERLDAGDLATRNVAQDYTRNLLVASEGFVRDA, via the coding sequence GTGACCCCTGCACTCTCGATCGACAAGCTGCGCGTCGTCTATGACGATTTCGTCGCGCTGAAGGACGTCAGCCTGACCGTGGCGCAAGGCGAATCCTTCGGCCTCGTCGGTGAATCCGGCTCGGGAAAATCGACGCTGTTGCGCGCCGTCGCCGGCCTGGCGCCGGTGACTTCCGGTACCATCGACGTTGACGGCAAGCGCTTGGGCAAGGCCCGCGACAAGGCGTTCTACCGCCAGGTGCAGATGGTGTTTCAGGACCCGTACGGTTCGCTGCACCCGCGCCAGACCGTCGACAGGCTGCTGCTCGAACCGCTCGACATTCACGGTTTTGGCGACACCGAGAAACGCATCCAGCGCGCGCTCGACGAGGTCGGCCTCGGCTCCGGCTTCCGCTTCCGCTACTCGCATCAGCTCTCGGGTGGCCAGCGCCAGCGCGTGGCGATCGCCCGCGCACTGATCCTCGAACCGTCGGTGCTTCTGCTTGACGAGCCGACTTCCGCGCTTGACGCATCGGTCCAGGCCGAGGTGCTCAACCTGCTCGAACAGGTGCGCCGCGACCGCAAGCTGACCTTCGTCATGGTCAGCCACGACCTCGGCGTCATCACCCACATGTGCGAGCGGCTGATGGTGATGCAGGGCGGACAGGAGGTCGAACGGCTGGACGCAGGCGACCTTGCCACGCGCAATGTAGCGCAGGACTACACGCGCAACCTTCTGGTTGCGAGCGAAGGTTTCGTCCGCGACGCCTAG
- a CDS encoding ABC transporter ATP-binding protein — MSTLLHVENLSVSFPTRTGVVEAVRGVSFSLGQERLGIVGESGSGKSQTGRAIMGLTPQQAEIRAGRLEFSGIDLLKASIAERRALRGNRIAMILQDPKYSLDPVMTIGRQIVETLRTHEKVSKSAARERALDMLAAVQIRDPKRVYDLYPHEVSGGMGQRAMIAMMLIAGPELLIADEPTSALDVTVQLDILRILDRLVIDRGMGLIFISHDLRLVSTFCDRVIVMYAGKIVEELKASELSQAKHPYTQGLLNCMPKIGSDRHPLPVLDRQPEWLL; from the coding sequence ATGAGCACGTTGCTGCATGTCGAAAATCTCAGTGTCTCCTTCCCCACCCGCACCGGCGTGGTCGAAGCTGTGCGCGGCGTGTCTTTTTCGCTTGGCCAGGAGCGGCTCGGCATCGTCGGTGAGTCCGGCTCCGGCAAGTCGCAGACCGGCCGCGCCATCATGGGGCTGACGCCACAGCAGGCAGAGATCAGGGCCGGAAGGCTTGAATTCAGCGGCATCGACCTGCTCAAGGCCTCCATCGCCGAGCGCCGGGCGCTGCGTGGCAACCGCATCGCCATGATCCTGCAGGATCCGAAATATTCGCTCGATCCGGTCATGACCATCGGCCGCCAGATCGTGGAGACGCTGCGGACGCATGAAAAGGTCAGCAAGTCGGCAGCCCGCGAGCGCGCTCTCGACATGCTGGCCGCCGTGCAGATCCGCGACCCCAAGCGCGTCTACGACCTCTACCCGCACGAAGTCTCGGGCGGCATGGGCCAGCGCGCCATGATCGCCATGATGCTGATTGCCGGTCCGGAACTTTTGATCGCCGACGAACCGACTTCGGCGCTCGACGTCACCGTCCAGCTCGACATATTGCGCATTCTCGACCGCCTCGTCATCGACCGCGGCATGGGGTTGATCTTCATCTCGCACGATCTGCGCCTGGTATCGACCTTCTGCGACCGGGTGATCGTCATGTATGCCGGCAAGATCGTCGAGGAGCTCAAGGCCTCGGAGCTGTCGCAGGCGAAGCACCCCTACACGCAAGGCCTGCTCAACTGCATGCCGAAGATCGGTTCCGACCGGCACCCGCTGCCCGTGCTCGACCGCCAGCCGGAGTGGTTGCTGTGA
- the nikC gene encoding nickel transporter permease — MSETAMTRREWLLTDRPQSRLQARLGRTYLTWRRFTANRLAVIGLGIILLLLFIAAFAPLLAPHSPYIGDLKNARLLPASSTYWLGTDDQGRDILSRLIYGSRLTLQVIVLVAIIAAPIGLLVGTAAGYAGGWVDVVLMRITDIFLAFPKLVLALAFVAALGPGIENAIIAIALTSWPPYARIARAETLTVRNSDYIAAVKLMGASPMRIVLRHIMPLCISSLIVRVTLDMAGIILTAAGLGFLGLGAQPPLPEWGAMIASGRRFILDQWWVAAAPGAAILIVSLGFNLLGDGLRDALDTRSGGQ, encoded by the coding sequence ATGAGCGAGACCGCCATGACCCGCCGCGAATGGCTCCTCACCGATCGGCCGCAATCACGCTTGCAGGCGCGGCTCGGCCGCACCTACCTGACCTGGCGCCGCTTCACCGCAAACAGACTGGCCGTCATCGGCCTCGGCATTATCCTTTTGCTGCTGTTTATCGCCGCCTTCGCCCCGCTCCTGGCGCCGCATTCGCCCTATATCGGCGACCTCAAGAACGCCCGCCTGCTGCCGGCGAGCTCCACCTATTGGCTCGGCACAGACGACCAGGGCCGCGACATCCTCTCGCGCCTGATCTACGGCTCGCGCCTGACCTTGCAGGTCATCGTGCTGGTGGCGATCATCGCCGCTCCGATCGGCCTTCTGGTCGGCACGGCCGCAGGCTATGCTGGCGGATGGGTCGATGTGGTGCTGATGCGCATCACCGACATCTTCCTCGCCTTCCCCAAGCTGGTCCTGGCACTGGCCTTCGTCGCCGCTCTCGGGCCCGGCATCGAAAACGCCATCATCGCCATCGCGCTGACCTCGTGGCCGCCTTATGCCCGCATCGCCCGCGCCGAAACGCTGACCGTGCGCAATTCCGATTACATCGCAGCGGTGAAATTGATGGGTGCCTCGCCGATGCGCATCGTGCTCCGCCACATCATGCCGCTATGCATCTCTTCGCTGATCGTCCGCGTCACGCTCGACATGGCCGGCATCATCCTGACCGCCGCCGGTCTCGGCTTCCTCGGCCTCGGCGCCCAGCCGCCGCTGCCGGAATGGGGCGCGATGATCGCCTCGGGGCGCCGCTTCATCCTCGACCAATGGTGGGTGGCGGCAGCACCGGGTGCTGCGATCCTCATCGTCAGCCTAGGCTTCAACCTGCTCGGCGACGGCCTGCGCGACGCACTCGACACACGCAGCGGTGGCCAATGA
- a CDS encoding ABC transporter permease — MRKRIGPLSTADTQTPARRANRRASAILKAIASFVVIVGTTYLGLLAVTFFIGRVVPIDPVLAIVGDRAPAHVVERTREQMGFNLPYYQQFYLYVKGVLSGDFGTSVLTTNPVMADIRRVFPATMELATVGTVIGAALGIPLGVLAAVKRGSLADQIVRIIGLIGYSVPIFWLGLLALLVFYARLGWTAGPGRIDVVFEYTFTPITGFYLLDAVLNRDWAAFKDIFAHIVLPASLLGYFSLAYISRMTRSFMLNELSQEYIVAARAKGLSETRIIWGHALRNAAVPLVTVIALSYAGLLEGSVLTETVFAWPGLGLYITNSLQNADMNAVLGGTIVIGSVFIALNLLSDLLYRLLDPRTRIR; from the coding sequence ATGCGCAAAAGGATCGGACCATTGAGCACTGCTGACACACAGACGCCCGCGAGGCGCGCCAACAGGCGCGCCTCCGCCATTCTCAAGGCGATCGCCAGTTTTGTGGTGATCGTGGGAACGACTTATCTCGGCCTTCTGGCCGTCACCTTCTTCATCGGCCGTGTCGTGCCGATCGACCCCGTACTCGCCATCGTCGGCGACCGGGCGCCGGCTCACGTGGTCGAGCGGACGCGCGAGCAGATGGGCTTCAACCTGCCCTATTACCAGCAGTTCTATCTCTACGTGAAAGGCGTGCTGTCAGGTGACTTCGGCACCTCGGTGCTGACCACCAACCCTGTCATGGCCGACATTCGCCGCGTCTTCCCCGCGACCATGGAATTGGCCACAGTCGGTACCGTCATCGGTGCCGCGCTAGGCATCCCACTCGGCGTACTCGCTGCCGTCAAGCGTGGCAGCCTCGCCGACCAGATCGTTCGCATCATCGGCCTGATCGGCTATTCGGTGCCGATCTTCTGGCTCGGGCTCCTGGCCCTTCTGGTGTTCTACGCCCGCCTGGGCTGGACTGCCGGCCCCGGCCGCATCGACGTCGTGTTCGAATACACCTTCACGCCGATCACCGGCTTCTACCTGCTCGACGCAGTGCTCAACCGCGACTGGGCAGCCTTCAAGGACATCTTCGCCCACATCGTCCTGCCGGCGTCGTTGCTCGGCTATTTCTCGCTCGCCTATATCAGCCGCATGACGCGCTCCTTCATGCTGAACGAGCTGAGCCAGGAATACATCGTCGCCGCCCGCGCCAAGGGCCTGTCGGAAACCCGCATCATCTGGGGCCACGCACTGCGCAACGCCGCCGTGCCGCTGGTCACGGTCATTGCCCTTTCTTATGCCGGTCTGCTCGAAGGCTCGGTGCTGACCGAAACCGTCTTCGCCTGGCCGGGCCTCGGCCTCTACATCACCAACTCGCTGCAGAACGCCGACATGAACGCGGTGCTGGGCGGTACGATCGTCATCGGTTCGGTGTTCATCGCGCTCAACCTGCTCTCGGACCTGCTCTATCGCCTGCTCGACCCAAGGACGCGCATCCGATGA
- a CDS encoding ABC transporter substrate-binding protein: MLGKMNGHFRLMLAGAALSAMVFAAPALAATPADTLVQAWAIDDTITLDPAESFELSPAEFLGNAYDMLVRLDINDTTKVRPGVAESWTVSDDGLTYTFKLKPGLKFASGNPITAKDVAWSFERVVKLDKSPAFILTQFGLTKDNVTEKAKAADDSTFVFTVDKSYAPSFVLNCLTATVGAVMDSKLVLEHVAPVTPTDEYKFDNDFGNGWLKTGYAGSGPFKIRDWRANEILVLERNDNYYGDKPALARVIYRHVKESATQRLMLEAGDIDVARNLEPGDLEAISKNAELTTTSAPKGTVYYISLNQKNPNLAKPEVRQALKYLVDYDAIGSTLIKGIGEIRQTYQAKGVLGALDSNPFTFDVAKAKELLEKAGLKDGFSVTMDVRNTQPVTGIAESFQQTVGQAGVKVEIIPGDGKQTLTKYRARNHDMYIGQWGMDYWDPNSNAETFTSNPNNADDGTVKTLAWRNAWDVPELTEKTKAALLERDNDKRATMYKELQQAALDTSPFVLIFQQTEVAGLRGNVKNYKLGPNFDSNFVAPVTKE; this comes from the coding sequence ATGCTTGGTAAAATGAACGGACACTTCCGTCTGATGCTTGCCGGCGCCGCTCTGTCGGCGATGGTCTTCGCGGCGCCGGCACTTGCAGCGACGCCGGCCGACACGCTGGTCCAGGCATGGGCCATCGACGACACCATCACGCTTGACCCGGCAGAGTCCTTCGAGCTCAGCCCGGCCGAATTCCTCGGCAACGCCTATGACATGCTGGTCCGTCTCGACATCAACGACACCACCAAGGTGCGTCCGGGCGTCGCCGAAAGCTGGACCGTCTCCGACGACGGCCTGACCTACACCTTCAAGCTCAAGCCGGGCCTGAAGTTCGCATCGGGCAATCCGATCACCGCCAAGGACGTCGCCTGGTCGTTCGAGCGCGTGGTCAAGCTCGACAAGAGCCCGGCCTTCATCCTCACCCAGTTCGGCTTGACCAAGGACAACGTGACCGAGAAGGCCAAGGCCGCCGATGACAGCACCTTCGTCTTCACCGTCGACAAGTCCTATGCGCCGTCCTTCGTGCTCAACTGCCTGACCGCCACCGTCGGTGCCGTGATGGACAGCAAGCTGGTGCTCGAGCATGTCGCTCCTGTTACACCGACCGACGAGTACAAGTTCGACAACGATTTCGGCAATGGCTGGCTCAAGACGGGCTACGCTGGCTCGGGTCCGTTCAAGATCCGCGACTGGCGCGCCAACGAGATCCTCGTGCTGGAGCGCAACGACAACTATTATGGCGACAAGCCGGCGCTTGCCCGCGTCATCTACCGCCACGTCAAGGAAAGCGCGACCCAGCGCCTGATGCTCGAAGCCGGCGACATCGATGTTGCCCGCAACCTCGAACCGGGCGACCTGGAAGCCATTTCGAAGAACGCCGAGCTGACCACGACGAGCGCGCCGAAAGGCACCGTCTACTACATCAGCCTCAACCAGAAGAACCCGAACCTGGCCAAGCCTGAAGTGCGCCAGGCGCTCAAATATCTGGTCGACTACGATGCCATCGGCTCGACGCTGATCAAGGGCATCGGAGAAATCCGCCAGACCTACCAGGCCAAGGGCGTGCTCGGCGCACTCGATTCCAACCCCTTCACCTTCGACGTCGCCAAGGCCAAGGAACTGCTGGAAAAGGCGGGCCTTAAGGACGGCTTCTCGGTGACCATGGACGTGCGCAACACCCAGCCGGTGACGGGCATTGCCGAGTCCTTCCAGCAGACAGTCGGCCAGGCCGGCGTGAAGGTCGAGATCATCCCCGGCGACGGCAAGCAGACCCTGACCAAGTACCGCGCTCGCAACCACGACATGTATATCGGCCAGTGGGGCATGGATTACTGGGATCCGAACTCCAACGCCGAAACCTTCACCTCCAACCCGAACAATGCCGACGACGGTACGGTGAAGACGCTGGCCTGGCGCAATGCATGGGATGTGCCGGAGCTGACCGAAAAGACCAAGGCAGCCTTGCTGGAACGCGACAACGACAAGCGTGCGACGATGTACAAGGAACTGCAGCAGGCAGCCCTCGACACCAGCCCGTTCGTGCTGATCTTCCAGCAGACCGAGGTCGCCGGCCTGCGCGGCAACGTCAAGAACTACAAGCTCGGGCCAAACTTCGACTCGAACTTCGTCGCCCCCGTGACCAAGGAATGA
- a CDS encoding dipeptidase produces MQAVFDGHNDVLYRLWNNAAKGADPVAEFIEGTRQGHIDMPRAQKGGLIGGLCAIYITSANMPDEQRDENGHYAIPLCKPLERAPSLDIALDMASIAFRIERAGGWKICRTGTDIDAARTEGKFAAVLHMEGCEAIDADLAALDVFYAAGLRSLGPVWSRNTVFGHGVPFAFPSSPDTGPGLTEAGKRLVKECNRIGIAIDLAHITEKGFWDVAKLSDQPLIVSHSNVHAITPISRNLTDKQLAAVRESNGLVGLNFAVTMLREDGLKSVDTPLSDMIRHIDYLVEHVGIDGVALGSDFDGATVPAEIGDAAGLQNLVAALSGAGYGEDDLAKICRDNWLRVLRSAWHETAA; encoded by the coding sequence ATGCAGGCAGTTTTCGACGGCCACAACGACGTGCTTTACAGGTTGTGGAACAACGCCGCCAAGGGCGCAGACCCGGTTGCGGAGTTCATCGAAGGCACCAGGCAGGGCCACATCGACATGCCGCGTGCCCAGAAGGGCGGCCTCATCGGCGGACTCTGCGCCATCTACATCACCTCGGCCAACATGCCCGACGAGCAGCGCGACGAGAACGGCCACTATGCCATTCCGCTGTGCAAGCCGCTCGAACGCGCCCCGTCGCTCGACATTGCGCTCGACATGGCCTCGATCGCCTTCAGGATCGAGCGCGCCGGCGGCTGGAAGATCTGCCGCACAGGCACCGACATCGACGCTGCGCGTACCGAAGGCAAGTTTGCAGCCGTGCTGCACATGGAAGGCTGCGAGGCGATCGACGCCGATCTCGCCGCACTCGACGTGTTTTATGCCGCCGGCCTGCGCTCGCTCGGCCCTGTCTGGAGCCGCAACACCGTCTTCGGCCATGGCGTGCCCTTCGCCTTCCCGTCGAGCCCCGACACCGGCCCCGGCCTGACCGAAGCCGGCAAGAGGCTGGTCAAGGAATGCAATCGCATCGGCATCGCCATCGACCTCGCCCACATCACAGAGAAGGGCTTCTGGGACGTGGCCAAGCTCAGCGACCAGCCGCTGATCGTCAGCCACTCCAACGTTCATGCGATCACGCCGATCAGCCGCAACCTGACCGACAAGCAGCTTGCAGCGGTGCGTGAGAGCAACGGCCTTGTCGGCCTGAACTTCGCCGTCACCATGCTGCGCGAGGACGGGCTGAAGAGCGTCGACACGCCGCTCTCGGACATGATTCGCCATATCGACTATCTCGTCGAGCATGTCGGCATCGATGGCGTGGCGCTGGGTTCGGACTTCGACGGCGCCACCGTGCCTGCCGAGATCGGCGATGCCGCCGGCCTGCAGAACCTCGTTGCCGCCCTCAGCGGCGCGGGCTACGGTGAAGACGATCTGGCGAAAATCTGCCGCGACAACTGGCTGAGGGTCTTGCGCTCGGCCTGGCACGAAACGGCAGCCTAA
- a CDS encoding Glu/Leu/Phe/Val family dehydrogenase, producing MSEVSLLDHALVRLDEAAKHLNVDADVIEKLKFARETTKARLMIRMDDGSRKSFIAWRCRYDDTRGPTKGGIRFHPDSTADEVEMLAFWMTFKCAVMNLPYGGGKGAVQVDPRKLSKAELERLSRAYMQAFARIIGPDRDIPAPDVYTNSMIMGWMADEYAQIVGQASPAVITGKPLALGGSLGRGDATARGGFYLVRHLADELGLKGSLRIAVQGFGNAGQHIARLLASDGHKIVAVSDSEGAVQAADGLDLDRLFVAKESGRSVVTTAGHGGHQLLEGNALVGVACDILVPSALENMIRIDNADSVKARIVLELANGPVTSEADAVLEQKGIVVLPDILANAGGVTVSYFEWVQNRQGYYWPVEEIHDRLRTIMEREGRAIWDVAKAKGVSVRTAAYVHALARLGEAIEAHGTQNYFAS from the coding sequence ATGTCGGAAGTCAGTCTTCTTGATCATGCCCTCGTGCGCCTCGACGAGGCGGCGAAACATCTGAACGTCGATGCCGATGTGATCGAGAAACTGAAATTCGCCCGCGAGACCACCAAGGCCCGCCTGATGATCCGCATGGACGACGGCTCGCGCAAATCCTTCATCGCCTGGCGCTGCCGCTATGATGACACGCGCGGGCCGACCAAGGGCGGCATCCGCTTCCATCCGGACTCGACCGCCGACGAGGTCGAGATGCTGGCCTTCTGGATGACCTTCAAATGCGCTGTCATGAACCTGCCCTATGGCGGCGGCAAGGGTGCGGTGCAGGTTGATCCCCGCAAGCTGTCCAAAGCCGAGCTGGAACGCCTTTCCCGCGCCTACATGCAGGCATTCGCCCGCATCATCGGCCCTGACCGCGATATCCCGGCCCCTGACGTCTACACCAATTCGATGATCATGGGCTGGATGGCTGACGAGTACGCCCAGATCGTCGGTCAGGCCTCGCCCGCCGTCATCACCGGCAAGCCGCTGGCGCTCGGCGGCTCGCTCGGCCGTGGTGACGCCACCGCGCGCGGCGGTTTCTATCTCGTCCGCCACCTTGCCGACGAGCTTGGGCTGAAGGGCAGCCTGCGCATTGCCGTTCAGGGCTTTGGCAACGCCGGCCAGCACATTGCGCGCCTGCTTGCCTCCGATGGTCACAAGATCGTTGCGGTCTCCGATTCCGAAGGTGCGGTGCAGGCCGCGGATGGGCTCGACCTCGACCGCCTGTTCGTTGCCAAGGAGAGCGGCCGGTCGGTCGTCACCACCGCCGGCCATGGCGGCCATCAGCTGCTCGAAGGCAACGCGCTCGTCGGCGTTGCGTGCGACATACTGGTGCCGTCGGCGCTGGAAAACATGATCCGCATCGACAATGCCGACAGCGTCAAGGCGCGGATCGTGCTCGAACTCGCCAATGGTCCGGTCACCTCGGAAGCCGACGCCGTCCTGGAACAGAAGGGCATCGTCGTCCTGCCCGACATCCTGGCCAATGCCGGCGGTGTCACCGTTTCCTATTTCGAATGGGTGCAGAACCGCCAGGGCTATTACTGGCCGGTCGAGGAGATCCACGACCGGCTGCGCACCATCATGGAACGCGAGGGCCGCGCCATCTGGGACGTCGCCAAGGCCAAGGGCGTTTCTGTGCGCACCGCAGCCTACGTCCATGCGCTCGCGCGCCTTGGCGAGGCGATCGAAGCTCACGGCACGCAGAACTACTTCGCGAGCTGA